From Anopheles darlingi chromosome 2, idAnoDarlMG_H_01, whole genome shotgun sequence, the proteins below share one genomic window:
- the LOC125959421 gene encoding uncharacterized protein LOC125959421, with translation MVLSSIWSELLWSNQSQDIPATTTNRIVPGEQCDRPCVSGEQPLTCHFHWKLENFASMGSSCWDCRLGVRSHCFHPQCVTTDGTERGILSINRQVPGPTVHVCKHDTVVVDVENHLEGAGTTIHWHGFHQHATPWMDGVPMVTQCPIAQGTTFRYRFEAVEAGTQFYHSHAGFQKANGHYGMIVVRNPDDLNLGQYDHDLSEHRIIIADWTRDLVEKWVPGIQSDSMRIDSILINGRGRYFNATIGSRTEAPLTVYRVEYGQRYRFRLISSGSQYCPFQLQIQNHTMLIIATDGGTVQPEHSFNTLVSISGERYDFVLHANQPPGNYWVRVRSIGFCDPMRVEDFAILSYVMPETDDIAEEGLTVEQTLAFPRNEQIPAFDEPYPIGAILNHQTAPCYTPNDSYVCAADLESYEMYRDEELIDAVPDRSFLLGFYVKRANNSVLFSDRGTGHFATVRQDFNTIAATNMISFESTSFPLLIQPELIVDENAQFCNVSHKPAHCTDDKLCFCTHRLKVKHNEIVEIVLLDTAPVVQAFYHPFHLHGHRFIVTDTGRFPSNVTSDLFGYLRNLQTVRRPNAHNPPYKDTMSIPNRGFVKIRFRANNPGFWLVHCHFEWHLANGMALVLQIGEPEEMLKPPADFPRCGNYLPPIDGIHQLSGAAQIDRMAVRCGYIATAVLAVLVCAIFLVRFRTYPNAKCPLVTRILDGPYLLQAAIVNEEIEVPVLRLEQPQQFHQQPTVTGVLRDGSECDRPCTTNGVPKVCYFHWIAEHYAAMGSACGDCRWGNRSHCFHPQCITADGMERGVLSLNRKIPGPTIHVCRNDVVVVDLHNMMEGLESTIHWHGVHQTDTPWMDGVPMITQCPIPHGTTFRYVFNATESGTQYYHSHSGHQKANGHYGLLVVRSPTDLSLPLYDYDLSEHHIVISDWTLDLVEKFVPGLQSSTVRMDSILINGRGRHYDEEEHELQVQAPLAVFRVRKGFRYRFRLISSGSQFCPFQLQIENHRMQLISTDGGAVLPRTIDTLISTSGERYDFVLHANQKPGNYWVRVRAIGFCNVERREEFAILSYADEATVTDEELAYPPTSPPTWDRRFPPGTVLNNPNATCYVPEDNDLCVADLESHEEHRDDSLIDAKPDKTFRILFNTFTADPTILFSDSGYVRYMTVVLTLNNIGVTNNISMVFPDFPLLTQPEMIVGDKLFCNNTHRPDHCRPHHACFCLHRLKVNLDDVVEMSLIDDAEVIRDLYHPFHLHGHRFIVTGMGQLPHFRTQNEKVEYVERQPRVPRKVQMPSDHNPPYKDTVSIPSRGFTKIRFRADNPGFWLVHCHFEWHLGIGMSFVLQVGEIEQMKRPPADFPRCGSFQPDVRVPAPAL, from the exons ATGGTTTTGT CAAGCATCTGGTCGGAGCTGCTTTGGAGTAACCAGTCACAGGACataccggccaccaccacaaaccgaATCGTCCCGGGCGAACAGTGTGATCGACCGTGCGTATCCGGTGAGCAACCCCTAACATGCCACTTTCACTGGAAGCTGGAGAACTTTGCCAGTATGGGCTC ATCCTGCTGGGACTGTCGTCTCGGTGTGCGGTCCCACTGTTTTCATCCCCAGTGCGTGACGACCGATGGTACGGAGCGTGGCATACTGAGCATCAACCGGCAGGTGCCGGGTCCAACGGTGCACGTCTGCAAGCACGAtacggtcgtcgtcgatgtggAGAACCATCTCGAGGGAGCCGGTACGACGATCCACTGGCACGGGTTCCATCAGCATGCGACCCCATGGATGGACGGTGTCCCGATGGTCACCCAGTGTCCCATCGCCCAGGGTACAACGTTCCGGTACCGGTTTGAGGCGGTCGAAGCGGGGACCCAATTCTATCACTCACACGCCG GTTTCCAGAAGGCGAACGGACACTACGGTATGATTGTGGTGCGGAATCCGGACGATCTGAACCTGGGCCAGTACGACCACGATCTGTCCGAGCATCGGATCATCATCGCGGACTGGACGCGCGACCTGGTGGAGAAGTGGGTCCCGGGCATCCAGTCCGACTCGATGCGCATCGACTCTATCCTGATCAATGGCCGCGGACGATATTTTAAT GCAACGATAGGTTCGCGAACCGAAGCACCACTGACCGTGTATCGCGTCGAGTACGGCCAACGCTACCGCTTTCGACtgatcagcagcggcagccagtACTGTCCGTTTCAGTTGCAG ATCCAGAACCACACCATGCTAATCATCGCGACGGACGGTGGAACCGTGCAGCCGGAACATTCCTTCAACACCCTCGTCTCGATATCCGGCGAGCGGTACGATTTCGTGTTGCATgcgaaccaaccaccag GTAACTACTGGGTTCGAGTGCGCAGCATTGGTTTCTGTGATCCGATGCGTGTCGAGGACTTTGCCATCCTGTCGTACGTGATGCCCGAGACGGACGACATCGCCGAGGAGGGTCTCACGGTGGAGCAAACGTTGGCCTTTCCCCGGAACGAACAAATACCGGCGTTCGATGAACCGTATCCGATCGGGGCGATACTCAATCACCAAACCGCACCGTGCTACACACCGAACGATTCGTACGTGTGTGCCGCCGATCTGGAATCGTACGAGATGTACCGGGACGAGGAGCTCATCGATGCCGTACCAGATCGAAGCTTTCTGCTGGGCTTCTACGTGAAGAGGGCCAACAACAGTGTTCTGTTTTCCGACCGTGGGACCGGCCACTTTGCAA CCGTACGGCAAGACTTCAACACGATTGCGGCAACGAATATGATCAGCTTCGAGTCGACGTCCTTCCCGTTGCTCATCCAGCCGGAGCTGATAGTGGACGAGAATGCCCAGTTCTGCAACGTGAGCCACAAGCCGGCCCACTGCACCGACGATAAGCTGTGCTTCTGTACCCACCGGCTAAAGGTGAAGCACAATGAAATTGTGGAAATTGTGCTGCTCGATACGGCACCCG TGGTGCAGGCGTTCTATCATCCTTTCCATCTGCATGGCCATCGATTCATCGTGACCGATACGGGCCGGTTCCCGAGCAATGTCACCAGCGATCTATTCGGGTATCTTCGAAATCTGCAAACGGTCCGGCGACCGAACGCACACAACCCACCGTACAAGGACACCATGTCGATACCGAACCGGGGCTTTGTCAAGATTCGCTTCCGGGCGAACAATCCGG GGTTCTGGCTCGTACACTGTCACTTTGAGTGGCACCTTGCCAATGGGATGGCGCTCGTGTTGCAGATCGGTGAGCCAGAGGAGATGCTGAAACCACCGGCCGATTTCCCCCGGTGCGGCAACTATCTACCACCGATAGATGGA ATTCATCAGTTATCAGGAGCAGCTCAAATCGACAGGATGGCCGTGAGATGTGGTTACATCGCGACGGCCGTACTAGCAGTGCTCGTGTGCGCCATCTTCCTCGTACGGTTTCGGACCTACCCGAACGCAA aATGTCCTTTGGTGACACGAATTCTCGATGGCCCATACCTGTTACAAGCGGCCATAGTGAACGAAGAAATCGAAGTGCCAGTGTTACGGCTAGAGCAACCGCAGCAGTTCCACCAACAGCCTACTGTGACAGGTGTCCTGCGTGATGGCAGTGAGTGTGATCGCCCCTGCACGACAAACGGTGTGCCGAAGGTTTGCTACTTTCACTGGATAGCGGAGCATTACGCGGCGATGGGATC TGCGTGTGGTGATTGCCGGTGGGGTAATCGGAGCCACTGCTTTCACCCCCAGTGCATAACGGCCGACGGAATGGAACGTGGTGTTCTGTCGCTGAACCGCAAGATCCCAGGACCGACGATACACGTCTGCCGGAACGATGTAGTGGTCGTGGATCTACACAACATGATGGAGGGTCTGGAATCGACGATCCACTGGCACGGTGTCCACCAGACGGACACAccctggatggatggagtacCGATGATTACCCAGTGTCCGATCCCACACGGAACCACCTTCCGCTATGTGTTCAACGCTACCGAATCGGGCACGCAGTACTATCACTCACATTCCGGGCACCAGAAAGCGAACGGCCACTATGGACTGCTGGTGGTCCGGTCGCCAACGGACCTTAGTCTGCCGCTCTACGACTACGATCTGTCCGAGCATCACATCGTCATCTCCGACTGGACGCTGGATCTGGTGGAGAAGTTCGTACCGGGTCTGCAGAGTAGCACCGTCCGGATGGATTCGATTCTCATCAATGGCCGGGGACGTCATTACGAT GAAGAAGAACACGAGCTACAGGTGCAGGCACCACTGGCGGTGTTCCGGGTGAGGAAGGGCTTCCGCTATCGATTCCGGTTAATCAGCAGCGGAAGCCAGTTCTGTCCCTTCCAGCTGCAG atCGAAAACCATCGAATGCAGCTCATCTCGACGGACGGTGGAGCGGTTTTGCCTCGCACGATAGACACACTTATCTCTACGTCCGGCGAGCGATACGATTTCGTACTGCACGCCAACCAAAAGCCAG gtaaCTACTGGGTTCGAGTCCGGGCCATCGGTTTCTGCAATGTGGAGCGAAGGGAAGAGTTCGCCATCCTGTCGTACGCCGACGAGGCGACCGTAACGGATGAAGAGCTAGCCTATCCCCCGACCAGTCCACCCACCTGGGACCGTCGGTTCCCACCGGGCACG GTGCTCAACAACCCGAACGCGACCTGCTACGTACCGGAGGACAATGATCTGTGCGTGGCCGATCTGGAGTCACACGAGGAGCACCGGGACGATAGTCTCATCGATGCCAAACCGGACAAAACGTTCCGCATCCTGTTCAATACGTTCACCGCCGATCCCACCATACTCTTCTCGGACAGTGGTTACGTCCGGTACATGA CGGTGGTGCTCACGCTCAACAACATCGGCGTCACGAACAACATCAGTATGGTGTTTCCCGATTTTCCGCTGCTCACGCAACCGGAGATGATCGTCGGTGACAAGCTGTTCTGCAATAACACGCACCGGCCGGACCATTGCCGGCCCCACCATGCCTGCTTCTGTCTGCATCGCCTCAAGGTGAACCTGGACGATGTGGTCGAGATGTCGCTGATTGACGACGCAGAAG TCATCCGAGACCTGTACCATCCGTTCCACCTGCACGGCCACCGTTTCATCGTGACCGGGATGGGCCAGCTACCGCACTTCCGGACGCAGAATGAAAAGGTGGAGTACGTGGAGCGACAACCGCGCGTACCACGGAAGGTCCAAATGCCAAGCGATCACAACCCACCGTACAAGGACACCGTCTCCATACCGTCCCGTGGCTTCACCAAAATTCGCTTCCGGGCGGACAACCCCG GCTTTTGGCTGGTGCACTGTCACTTCGAGTGGCATCTCGGTATTGGGATGAGCTTCGTGTTGCAGGTCGGTGAAATCGAGCAGATGAAGCGGCCCCCAGCGGACTTTCCGCGCTGCGGAAGCTTCCAACCGGACGTACGGGTTCCTGCACCTGCACTGTGA